The genomic segment AACTAGGATCAAATAGTTGACTGGGGTTTTACTAGGAGCAATATCATTAAGATGTGGAAATGTAAATGGTGGTTGTCTGTGTTTGTGGCAGTTTGATTTTAGCTGATTTTTGAACTGACCTTTATTCAAGCTTAAACATAAGTAATTTGACTTTGACTAAAAAGTAATTGTTTCTTATGTTTCTTGCATAGTTGTGATGATCGTATACAGAAGATTCAGACAATCAAGATAATGGAGGGGATATACATCTGTGCAGCTCCTCATTGTCTTAAATCGTTTTTGAAGAAGACTGACTTTGAATCTCATATACATGCAAGCCACACTGACCTTTTACAACCTAATGCCGAGAAAGAAGATGGTAAAGAATCAGAGGTTCAGAGTGGTAACCAACCTACAGGTTCAGATTCCACTGTTCGAGGTCCTCCAAGGCCTGCCATTTCTCCTGGTTCAAACCCACAGCTTCATGATACTGACGACAAAGCTCGTTGGCAGCAGCCGAGGGAACAACTGCCTCCAAGGCCAATGATGCCAAAGGGACCACCAGTAGACAATAACCAACCCCCAGGCTTTGACAGGACTGGCCCTCACAACCACTTTCAGCAAGGCTTTGACAGGCAGGGCACCCCACAACCAGAATCAAGTCAGTTTTCAGACAAACCACAGGGACTTTTATCTGAGAACCAGTTTCCTGAATACCCGCCGATGCATTCCATGCAACCACCTAATTTTGCTATGCCAATGAATTCAAACCCTATGTTAACTCCATATGGTATTCCTCCATTTCCAACTGATGGGGCTCAACAGTTTTATGGTGCTCCCTATGAGATGGCTCGGCAGAGTTCAGCTCCAGGTGTTGGTTCCGAACAGGGATCTTTTATGGGTTACCCACCAGGTCCAATGGGGGGTGTAAATTACCCAGCAGCTTACCCTCAGCCCTGGAACGGAGGGCAACCTGGTGTCCGTTTTGAAGCCACACCAGGTAGTCACATGATGGCagacagttttgcaaattatcaAGGTGATTATGGTCGAAATCCTGGAGGTTTACCAATGATTCCTTCCCAACAATCAGCCAACAAAGGGATGGAAGCTGTGCAGGGCAGTAATGCCATGGACCCCAGGGATGGCGTAGGTATATTGGCACCACAGCCTATGCAGGTTCAGCCACCACCTCTCCCACATCCACATCATATGTCACAACATAAACGAGGCAAGTTCCACTCGGGTGATATGGGTCGTGATGCACAAGGGTTTGGTTGGCAGCAAGAGAACCGTGATGGCTTTGCAGGTAGCCAGGACTAGAAATTGTTTGTATTTTTGCGGTTGAGATGTAATCTTTTTCACTTTTTGGATCTTTGATTAAGCATCGCAACGTGCTGTCAATTATCTTAAGTTCTTTATTCTACTCT from the Gossypium hirsutum isolate 1008001.06 chromosome D09, Gossypium_hirsutum_v2.1, whole genome shotgun sequence genome contains:
- the LOC107890984 gene encoding E3 ubiquitin-protein ligase HAKAI homolog, whose amino-acid sequence is MLQIRLSKGSSSDAGGSVKPLPVETVTVACPDHLVLADLPVAKSIGAATSSTHVKTVGRRSRRQLGERVHFCVRCDFPIAIYGRLSPCEHAFCLDCARSDSICYLCDDRIQKIQTIKIMEGIYICAAPHCLKSFLKKTDFESHIHASHTDLLQPNAEKEDGKESEVQSGNQPTGSDSTVRGPPRPAISPGSNPQLHDTDDKARWQQPREQLPPRPMMPKGPPVDNNQPPGFDRTGPHNHFQQGFDRQGTPQPESSQFSDKPQGLLSENQFPEYPPMHSMQPPNFAMPMNSNPMLTPYGIPPFPTDGAQQFYGAPYEMARQSSAPGVGSEQGSFMGYPPGPMGGVNYPAAYPQPWNGGQPGVRFEATPGSHMMADSFANYQGDYGRNPGGLPMIPSQQSANKGMEAVQGSNAMDPRDGVGILAPQPMQVQPPPLPHPHHMSQHKRGKFHSGDMGRDAQGFGWQQENRDGFAGSQD